DNA from Candidatus Lokiarchaeota archaeon:
CACCAAATCCAGCTTCGGGATTATATGGAATTTGCATCTTTCGTACTATTATTAGACTAAGTGATGCACCGGTCGCTTCTGCGATAGGAGCGGCAACAGCAATCCCACCATTGGGAATTGCCAGAATCAGACTTGTTTCATCAAGGCCCGCTTCAATAGCCTTCTGTGCTAATATCTCGCCTGCATCTTTCCGGTCTACATAGTCCCAGCTCATCTGGAGATACCTCACTAATTACAAAGAGCCTCTTCTTATGTGTTCTAGGGTTTTGTGAGTCTTATAATCCATGAATTGGAAAAACTAGGCCTCGCACCTTTGAAACGTGTTCCTTGACAATATCCCAAGTCTCCTTATTGTCTTCGAATGGGGGTTTCTGAGGGGGAGGGGTATAGGCATACCCTGAGATCTCTGAGAATACTACCCCCAATCCCCAACGATAAGCATCGGCATTGTAGCCGCCTGCACCAAGGGCAATCAGATTCCCTTCAGATAGATCATGTGCAGTATTATGAAGATACTGGACGATATGTTCGACAGGCTTCGTAGTAAGTACCATATGCGTCAAAGGGTCAAGATAATGATTATCAAAGCCGGGTAGGTAAATCATCACCTGTGGATCAAAAGCTTCAATCAAAGGCGGTACTAGTCTCTCGAAAGCATAGAGGTAGACGTCATCCCCAGAGTCCATTGGAAAAGGCATGTTGATATTGTATCCTTCTCCATCCTTGTTACCGATATCTTTGATATATCCGTCATGAGGATACATCCATTCTGGATCCTCATGGAAAGAAATCTGCATAACTGACGAATCCTCGTAGAAATACTCCTGTGTACCATTGCCATGATGGGCATCAAAATCAGCAATCAGAATCCTCTCCTTTCCCGAATTCTTGAAGACTTCAACAGCTGCAGCAATATCATTGAAGATACAGAAACCCCCACCTTCGCTGAACTTGGCATGATGAAATCCGCCCGTAGGCGAAATAGTATGAGCAAAGTCCCCATTCATGATTGCGTTGGCCGCCATCACGGTTGCGCCGCACTGAATGCGCGCATTGTCGTATATCCCTTTGAAGCCAGGCGTGTCTATATCGATATCACCCACCCCAGTTTCCGAAACCTGTTGTACGAATGAGATGTACTCCTGTGAATGAATCATGCTGAGCAATTCCTCAGAGATAGGCTCTGGTTCAAGCGTGTCAATTTGAGATGCTTCAAGGAATCCCTCCTCAGTCAGGAAATCATATGCTTCGAAGAACCGCCCTTTGCGCAATGGGTGTTTGCGACCATAATCAAAATCCTCAAACAGTGGGCTCCAAGTGAACCCAACTTTGCAAGACGAGGAGAACGGCATCATGAATCCATACTGATGAATAAAACGGCCTACTTAAAGTAGCATCATGTAGGAAG
Protein-coding regions in this window:
- a CDS encoding acetoin utilization protein AcuC, coding for MMPFSSSCKVGFTWSPLFEDFDYGRKHPLRKGRFFEAYDFLTEEGFLEASQIDTLEPEPISEELLSMIHSQEYISFVQQVSETGVGDIDIDTPGFKGIYDNARIQCGATVMAANAIMNGDFAHTISPTGGFHHAKFSEGGGFCIFNDIAAAVEVFKNSGKERILIADFDAHHGNGTQEYFYEDSSVMQISFHEDPEWMYPHDGYIKDIGNKDGEGYNINMPFPMDSGDDVYLYAFERLVPPLIEAFDPQVMIYLPGFDNHYLDPLTHMVLTTKPVEHIVQYLHNTAHDLSEGNLIALGAGGYNADAYRWGLGVVFSEISGYAYTPPPQKPPFEDNKETWDIVKEHVSKVRGLVFPIHGL